GCCGATCGACAGCGGCAGGTAGTTGATGCTCTGCGGCATCTGCGCGCCGGCCATCTTGATGTCCAGCCCGTCCAGCAGCAGCACCGCGCCCCACCAGGCGATCACCGCGCCGATCGCCGCCACCAGCAGCGGGCGCAGCAGGTCGATGAAACGGCGCAGGTTGGCGTGCAACGTCTCGGCCAGCAGGAAGAAGCCGAAGTGGCGGCGGGTGTGCACGCCGGCGGCGGCACCCAGGCTCATCGCCGTGCTCAGCAGCAGCAGCGTCACCGGCTCGGTCCAGCTCGGCGAGTCGTTGAGCACGTAGCGGGTGAACACCTGCCAGCCCTGCACCACCACCAGCCCGAGCAGGGCGGCGGCGGCGAGGCCGATGGCGAGGTTGGCGATCCGGTCCAGCAGCCGCTGCAGCGGCGGCACCGGGAGGGCGGGGTCGTGGTCGTTCATCGGCATGGGCTCAGGCGAAATCGCGGATGCGGCGGTAAAGTGCTTCGATCTCCGGCTGCTGCCGATACTCGGCCAGCAGCGGCGCGGCAGCCTTGCGGAAGGCCGGCATGTCGACCTCATTGATGGCCACGCCGTAGTCGATCACTTGCTGCCGCGCCTGCGCCTCGGAGGCGTCCCACAGCCGGCGCATCACCGTCACCGACTGCCGCGCGGTCTCCAGCACCAGCGCGCGCTCGTCCGGCGCCAGCGCTTCGAAGCTGCGCCGCGACATCACCAGCACGTCCGGCGCGTAGGAGTGATCGCTCTGCGACCAGTAGTGCGCGGCCTCGAAATGGCGGCTGGACTGGAAGCTGCGCATGTTGTTCTCGGCGCCGTCGATCATGTGCGTCTCCATCGCCGAGAAGGTTTCGCCCAGCGACATCGGCGTCGGGTTGGCGCCGAGCATGCGCATCAGCTTGAGGAAGATGTCCGAGTTCGCCACGCGCAGCTTGAGCCCGTGCAGATCCTTGGGCTGCCGCAGCGGATGCTTGGTGTTGTAGAAGCAGCGCGCGCCGGAGTCGTAGATCGCCAGCCCGACCAGGTCGCGCTGTTCGAAGCTGTGCAGGATGCTGTCGCCGACGTGGCCGTCGATCGCGCGGCGCAGGTGTGCCACCGAGTCGAACACGTACGGCAGGCACAGCGCCTGAGTCAGCGGGAAGGTATTGTTCAGCGCGCCGGAATACACGCGGGTGATGTCGATGGCGCCGAAGCGCGCCATGTCGATCGCCTCCGCCTCGCGGCCGAGCTGGCCGGAGTGGTACTGGCGCAGACGCAGGCGGCCGCCGGTCTGCTGCTCCAGGGTCTGCCCGAACCAGCGCACCGCCTCCACGGTGGGGTAGTCGGCCACGTGCACGTCGGTGGCGGTGAGCAGGCGGGTGTCGCCGCGCTGCGCCAGCGCACCCAGCGGCACGCCAGCCGCGGCCGCCGCGGTCAGGCCCGCACCCAGAAATCGTCTACGAGTGATCATGCTGCGCCCTCCCGCGCGTCGTGGTCAGCGCGCAGCCTAGGCTGCGACCGCCCTGCAGTGCAGTTCGCCATAGCCATCGAAGCGGATCGTCGCCTGCTGGCCGATGGCGATATCGTGGATGCCGGTGGCGTTGCCGGTGGCGATCAGCTCGCCGCGGCGCAGCGGCCGCCCGCGCCTGGCCGAGCGCGCCAGCGCGAACGCGAACGCCGCGCGCAGCCCGCCAGGCAGCAGCGTGGCGCCGCCGGTGCCCACGCACTGGCCCTCGATCCAGGTCTCGGCGCGCAGCGCGGTCTCGTCCAGCGCGGTCCAGTCCGGCACCTGCGGCCCCAGCAGCAGGCCGTTGTTGTTGCCGAAATCGGAGATCACCACGCGCGGCCCCAGCTGGTTGATCGTGGCCAGGGGGCTGCTCGCCACCTCGACCCCGACGAACAGCGTCGCCGGCACCTGCGCGGCCTGCTCCGCGGTCCAGTGCAACTGGTCGACCGGCACGTCGGCGTCCAGGCGCAGCACGTACTCGGCCTCGACCGCGCCGAAGCCGCCATCGAACACCGGGATGTCGGCTGTTCCACCGGTGGCATTCCACAGCGCAGCGGCGAAGATCGGGCCAAGCAGGCGCTCGTCCCCGGAGTGGTCGCGGCGCTCGGGGGCGATGTAGCCGACCTTCCAGCCGACCACGCGGTCCGGCCATTGCGCGATCGCCAGATCCTGCACGCGGTAGGCGGTCTCCAGATCGTCGGGGATGACGCCAGGGAAATCGGGCAACGCACGACCCTGGCGACGGGCCTGGACGAAGCGGGCCGCGATGTCGGCCAACGCGGGCGGTGGCGTCTGCGACGGGCCGGAAGGAAGGCTCAAGGGCATCTCCGCAAGGAATGTGGGGGATCGGAATTGCTGCGCCGCGCATCGACAGCGCGTTGCGCCGTTGTATATGGTAAACCGGTGTCATTGGCAATGTGCGGTGCGGCAAAGGGCCGCCTTTGGGCGGCCGGGATTCGGGATTGGGGATTGGGGATTGGTCAACGGCAAGGGCAAAAGCAAACACAACGGCAACGGCGGTGGGACGGCGCGTTGGTGGTGCCGCGCGGTGCCGCAGACTGAGTGCCACGCCCATGCCACGACCGGCGAGGAACCAATGAAACTGCATCCATTCCACGAACAGACAGACGACGCGGATCTGCCACGCGCGACCAGGGCACAGCCCTCAGCCGCCGGTGCCCCTCGTCCCGCGGCACTGCGCGCCTGGACCGTAGTGCTGACCGTGGCCGGCGTGCTGTTGTGTGCGCTTGCCCCCGGTGCGGCCATGGCGGCCGAGCGGCCGGCCAGCGAGAGCGCCGCCGAACTGGCGGCGCGGCTGCCGCTGTGGACCGGTCCGGCGCCGGGGTCGGCGGCCGGGCCCGAGCAAGCGCACTTGGTCGAGCGCAGCGACGACCCGGCCCTGCCCGATCGCGCGCTCAGCGGCCGTTACCAGCCCTACCTGGTGGTGTACCGGCCCAAGCACCCGAACGGCAGCGCGCTGCTGGTGGCGCCGGGCGGCGGCTATGCACGCGTGGTACTGGACAAGGAAGGCACGGCCTTGGTGCCGATCTTCGCCGAACAGGCCGGCATCACCCTGTTCGTGCTGCGGTATCGGTTGCCCGACGCGGCCATCGACGGCGCCACGGCGCGCGACCAGCCGCTGGCCGATGCGCAGCGCGCGCTGCGCCTGATCCGCGCGCATGCCGCCGACTACGGGGTGGACCCGCAGCGCATCGGCGCGATCGGCTTCTCCGCCGGCGGCCACGTCGCCGCCAGCCTCGGCACCCGCTACGACGAAACGGTATATCCGGCGCGCGATGCGATTGACCGGGTCAGCGCGCGGCCGGACTTCCTGTTGTTGCTGTACCCGGTCATCGACATGGGCAGCGGCACCGCGGCGCATACCGGCTCGCGGCTGCGGCTGCTCGGCCGCCACCCGGACGCGGCGACCATGGCCGCCTACTCGCTGCAGAACCGCGTGCACGCCGGCATGCCGCCCACCTTCCTGGTGCAGGCGCAGGACGACCCGGTGGTGTCGGTGGAGAACAGCCTGCTGTTCTACCAGGCGCTGCGCGAGGCGGGGATACCGGCCGAGCTGCACCTGTTCGCGCACGGCGGCCATGGCTTCGGTGTCCGCGGCATCGCCGGCCTGCCGCTGGCGGCATGGCCGCAACTGGCGCTGAGCTGGATGCGCAACGTGCAGGACGATCCGCGTGCCCGTGCGCCGATCCCGCCGCCGGCGGGGGGAAAGTGAGCCGCGTGGCCTGCGCACCGTTGGCTGCCCCGCCAGGCGATCGCGCCGCCACGCCGCACACGCGTCCCCGATCGCCTCATCAGGAGTCCGTCCACGCATGACCGCCCGCCCTCGCCTGCCCGCCCCGCATCCCACCGCGCCCGACGCAACCGCGCCCGACGACCAGGGCCGGCGCCGCTTCCTGCGCGACGGCGCACTCGGCGCGCTGGCCGTCAGTGGCGTGCTGCCCGGCCTCGCGAGCGCATCGGCGCCGACGCCAGCGGCACCGCTGGCGCGCACCCGCAGCGGCCGCATCCGCGGCCTGCGCGACCAGGGCGTGTGCGTGTTCAAGGGCATCCCCTACGGCGCCGACACCGCGCCGCGGCGCTTCCAGCCGGCGCTGCAGGAACGGCACTGGCACGGCGTGCGCGACTGCAGCGCTTACGGCGCATCGGCGCCACAGCGCGGGTCCGAGCCGGTCAGCGAGGACTGCCTGTTCCTCAACGTGTGGACGCCCGGCCTGCGCGACGGCGCGAAGCGCCCGATCCTGTTCTACATCCACGGCGGCGCCTACAACAACGGCTCCGGCAGCGACCCGTTGTACGACGGCGTGCGCCTGTGCCAGCGCGGCGACGTGGTGGTGGTCAGCGTCAATCACCGCCTCAACGCCTTCGGCTATCTGTACCTGGCGCCGTTCGGAGGAGACGCCTATGCCGCCTCGGGCAATGTCGGCCAGCTCGATCTGGTGCAGGCGCTGCAGTGGGTGCGTGCGCACGCGGCGGAGTTCGGCGGCGATGCCGGCAACGTCACCGTGTTCGGCCAGTCCGGCGGCGGCGCCAAGATCGCCACGCTGATGGCGATGCCGGCCGCGCAGGGCCTGTTCCACCGCGCCTGGACCATGAGCGGGCAGCAGGTCACTGCCGCCGGGCCACGTGCAGCCGGCCAGCGCGCGCAGTTGCTGCTGCAGGCCCTGCTGCTGGCGCCATCGCAACTGGACACGCTGCGCACGCTGCCGCTGCAGCGCGTGCTCGAGGCCACCCGCATCCGCGATCCATCGCGCGCGGAGGACACCGCGCTGTACCTGGGCCCGGTGCTGGATGCGCAGGTGCTGCACCGCCATCCGTTCTGGCCGGACGCGCCACCGCAGTCGGCGCGCATCCCGATGGTGATCGGCAACACCCACGACGAGACCCGCGCCTTTCTCGGCCACGATCCGGCCAACTTCGCGCTGACCTGGGACACGCTGCCGGCCAAGCTGGCGCAGGAGCAGTACGTGGACCTGTCGCCGCAGGTGGTGATCGCCGAGTACCGGCGGCTGTATCCGCACTACACGCCGAGCGAGGTGTTCTTCGCCGCCACCACCGCCGGCCGCTCCTGGCGCGGCGCGGTGGAGGAAGCCGAGGCGCGCGCGCGGCAGGGCGCACCGACCTGGGTCTATCAACTGGACTGGGGCTCGCCGCTGGACGGCGGCAAGTTCGGCGCCTTCCACACCCTGGACATCCCGCTGGTGTTCGACAACATCCGCCAGCCGGGTTCGCGCACCGGCGATGGCGCCGACGCGCAGCGCATGGCCGATGCAATGAGCACAGCGCTGCTGGCCTTCGCCCGCCACGGCGATCCCAACCACGCCGGCCTGCCACGCTGGGAACCGTATTCGCTGGCGCAGCGCGAAACAATGCTGTTCGACAGCGACAGCCGCCTGGCGCACGACCCGCGCGGCGGCGAGCGGCGCCTGTACCAGCAAGTGCCGTTCGTGCAGCGCGGGACGTTGTGAGCCGACGCGCCGTCCTCCACGGCAGCCGCACGACCGTCTGCTACGAGCCGGAGTACTTCCAGTACAGCCTGGATGTCCGGGTGTCGTAGACCATCACCCCCGCGCCCTTGGTGAACTCGGTCTGCGGACCAAGCTTGCCCGATTCTTCGTAGAAGAAGGTGACCACGAAACGCGAGGATGTTGCCACGGGGAACTTGGGGCAACCTTTTATCAGCGGGGATTCGGGTTCGGCCCACTGTTCCAGCTTGAACTGCCTATCGAGGTCGAAGGGACCGCGCTGCCAATGCCGCCGCGCGGCGGCGGTGGCCCAGTAGGTGTCGGGAATCCTCGCCACATCGACGGCATAGGAATAGAAGAACCCATCGAGGAATCCCACGTCCTCGCAGAATTGCGGTATCCCGCGCAAGGAGGTGACCTGGGCGAGCCCGCTGCGCTGCAGTTGATCGCGCATCGCGCCGACGGCCTTGTAGTTGTGCCGCATCATGCCGACCATCTGCAACTGCACGATCGCCCCTAAGGGGATCACCAACCACAGCGCGAGTACCCGCAACGGCTTGACCAGACGCATCGATCACCTCGGCGAAGTGCTATGCGCAGCCGCTAGCATTGCATGTCGCGCGAGCCGGGACTACCAACCGGTCTCCTCGGCCAGCACCACCTGGTTGCCGCCGCCGATGCGCGCGCGCTGCAGCAACGCCTCGGCGCGTTGCATCAGTGTGGCCGCGGTATCGGCGGGCGAGGCGAGCAAGGCGCCGACGCTGACGCCGAGCCGTTCGTTGGCCATGTCGGCGTGCGCGATCGCCAGCAGTTCGACCATGTCGCGCAAGGCCGGCGCCACCTGCCGCAGGTGCGCGCCAGTGGCGTCGTACAGCACCAGCGCGAAGCGGTCGGCCTCGATGCGCATGGCCACGTCCATTGGCCGCAGCAGGCATTGCAGCACCTCGGCCACGTCCACCACGGCGCGATCGGCCTCGTGCGCGCCGTAGCGCTGCACGAAGGCGGGGTATCCATCCAGTTCGACCAGGATCAACGCCAACCCGCGCTGCAGGCGCCGGGTTTCGGCCAGCGCCACCGCCAGGTGCTCCTCGAAACGACGGCGATCGCCAAGACCGGTGAGCGCGTCGCGCAAGGCCTCGTCGTCGCGCACGCGGCGCTGCAGAAACCCTTCGCGGCGCGAGTGTTCGCGCAGGTAGCCGCCGACCGCGCCGACCGGCACCGCCGTCCACAGCAGCCACTGCAGGCGCAGGTAGGCGTCCCGTGCCGCGCCGTCCAGCAGCAGGTGGCCGGCCGCGGCGCTGATCGCACACAGCAGCAGCGCCACCGCCACGCTCTGCCACAGCGCCAGGCCCAGCGGAAAGAACCCGGCCACCAGCACCAGGGTCATCACCGCCGCCGCGTAACGCAGCTCCTGCGGCGGGTAGCCGATGCTCGACAGCACCAGCCCGGTGCCGCCGACCAGCAGCAGCAGCGCGGCACGGCCGGGGCCGTGCGTGTCGGCGCGATGGATCGCCGCCGCCACCCACAGCAACGCCAGCAGCGTCGCCGCGCGCACCGCGATCGCATAGCCCAAAAGGCCGCCGCCGCCGCGCCAGCCGAAATGCACCGCATCCCAGCCCAGCAGCAGCAGCGCGATCAACACGCCCAGCGAGGCCGCCACGCGCTGCGCGAAGCCCAGCGTGGTGGCGGTGTAATGGCGGTACGCCCGTTCCAGCGGAGGATCGAAACGCAGCGCGGCGAATCCCTTGCGCAGTTGCGCCGCGTAGGCCTCGCCCGGCGGCGTGTCGTGTGGCTCCTGGTAACGCTCGTGCATGCAGTCCCCTGTCGACGGCAGCGCGGCGCGAAGTGCGGAGCGGGTCACATCAGGTCGTGGAACCCGACTCCATTTCGTGCGGACGCTGCGGTGCCCACGTCGAGACCATGAAAAAGCACCGGCGCGCGATTGTCCACTTTCGGGGCGATCGATTGCGTGACAGCGGCACCCTACTGCGCCGCATGGAGCGCACTGCGGTGCCTCAGCGCGGCGGCGGGAACGCCCACACGCTGTGCGGATCGCCGCCCTGCCCACGACGGTACGCCGCGCGCGCCATCTGCCAATAGGCCCAGGCCAATACCAGCGCGCAGGCATCGATCGCCAGCAGGGTGCCGCTGCTCCACGGCGCCACCCAACCGGCGGCGCCGCGCAAGCCGGCCAGCGGCACCAGCGCGGTCAGCGCCGCGCAGGCCAGCAGCAGTTCGTAGGCGCCGCGGGCGGTCGGCCGCAGCAGCGCCCAGGCCACGCCGAGCGCGAACACCGCGTAGTACGCGCCGCGCTCCATCCCCGGCGGCAGCAGGCGCGCGGCCACGAACAGCGCCGACACCCCGGCCACGCAGCCCAGGCACACGCCGGTGGTGAGCCGTGCCATGACGTGGGTACGCAACGGCTGCGCATGCTGCCGGCGCTTGCGCCGCGCTTCCACCCACAGCAGGTTGCCGCTGTAGAACAGGAACGCACCACCGAGGCCGAGCAGGAAGTACAGCCACTGCAGCGGCCAGCGCCCGTAGTTGCCGAAGTGCAGGGTCTGCAGGCCGCGCAGCGCAGCCACGCCCGGCGACATGGTCTGCGGCGACAGCACCCGCAGCACCTGGCCGTCGGCCGCGCGCAGCGCCACGCCGCCGAGGGTGTTGAGCCGGCGCTGGTCCTGGTGACCGTAGAGCTCGACCTGCGCGTTGGCGTCGCCGGCGTCGTGGAAGGACAGGCTCTCCGGCACGAAGCCGGGATTGGCCGCGCGCGCCCGCGCCACCAGCTCGGCCACCGGCAGCATCGGCGCAGGCACGTGCGCGGGCTGCACGTGCGGCGCCAGTTCGAAGTCGGGCTGCAGCACCTGCATCAGCTTGCCGTCGAACACCAGATACTGGAACGGCGCCAGCAGCAGCACGCCCAGGGTCAGCACCGCGCCGGACCAGGCGAAGATCACGTGGAACGGCAGCGACAGCATACCGATGGCGTTGTGCGCGTCCTGCCACAGGCGCTTGACGTTGCGACCGCGGCGCAGCGCGAACAGGTCCTTGAGCAGCACCGGCGCATACAGCACCACGCCGCTGACCAGGGCCAGCCCGTACAGCAGGCAGACCACGCCGAACAGATACGTGCCGAAGGTGCGCGGCAGCCCGGCGGTGAAATGCAGGTCGTACAGGAAATCGACGAAGCCGCTGCGCTGCGGCAACTGCACCGGTTGCCCATCGGCGCCGGGCTGGAACTGCACCATGCCGCCGAACGCCTGCTGTGCGGCCGGCCCGAACGCATACAGCTGCGGCAACGCGCGGCCCTCGCCCGGCAGCATCAGCGTGTAGGACTCGGCCAGCGCCGGATGCCGCGCCAGCACCGCATCGGCCAGCGCCTGCGCGGCCTGCTCCGGCGGCAGCGCCGGGGCATGCACGTCAGACGGCCGCGGCCACTGTTCCAGATCGTGGGTGAACACGTTGATCGCCCCGGCATAGAAGGCGATGAACAAGGCCATGCCGGCGAGCAGGCCCATCCAGCTGTGCGCCGACAGGAACTGGCGCAGGGTCGCGGCCTTCATGGGGTCACCTGCACGAGATGGCTGGCCTTGAGCAGGAACAGCGCCA
This genomic stretch from Xanthomonas sacchari harbors:
- a CDS encoding alpha/beta hydrolase; the encoded protein is MAAERPASESAAELAARLPLWTGPAPGSAAGPEQAHLVERSDDPALPDRALSGRYQPYLVVYRPKHPNGSALLVAPGGGYARVVLDKEGTALVPIFAEQAGITLFVLRYRLPDAAIDGATARDQPLADAQRALRLIRAHAADYGVDPQRIGAIGFSAGGHVAASLGTRYDETVYPARDAIDRVSARPDFLLLLYPVIDMGSGTAAHTGSRLRLLGRHPDAATMAAYSLQNRVHAGMPPTFLVQAQDDPVVSVENSLLFYQALREAGIPAELHLFAHGGHGFGVRGIAGLPLAAWPQLALSWMRNVQDDPRARAPIPPPAGGK
- a CDS encoding carboxylesterase/lipase family protein — protein: MTARPRLPAPHPTAPDATAPDDQGRRRFLRDGALGALAVSGVLPGLASASAPTPAAPLARTRSGRIRGLRDQGVCVFKGIPYGADTAPRRFQPALQERHWHGVRDCSAYGASAPQRGSEPVSEDCLFLNVWTPGLRDGAKRPILFYIHGGAYNNGSGSDPLYDGVRLCQRGDVVVVSVNHRLNAFGYLYLAPFGGDAYAASGNVGQLDLVQALQWVRAHAAEFGGDAGNVTVFGQSGGGAKIATLMAMPAAQGLFHRAWTMSGQQVTAAGPRAAGQRAQLLLQALLLAPSQLDTLRTLPLQRVLEATRIRDPSRAEDTALYLGPVLDAQVLHRHPFWPDAPPQSARIPMVIGNTHDETRAFLGHDPANFALTWDTLPAKLAQEQYVDLSPQVVIAEYRRLYPHYTPSEVFFAATTAGRSWRGAVEEAEARARQGAPTWVYQLDWGSPLDGGKFGAFHTLDIPLVFDNIRQPGSRTGDGADAQRMADAMSTALLAFARHGDPNHAGLPRWEPYSLAQRETMLFDSDSRLAHDPRGGERRLYQQVPFVQRGTL
- a CDS encoding TRAP transporter substrate-binding protein, whose protein sequence is MITRRRFLGAGLTAAAAAGVPLGALAQRGDTRLLTATDVHVADYPTVEAVRWFGQTLEQQTGGRLRLRQYHSGQLGREAEAIDMARFGAIDITRVYSGALNNTFPLTQALCLPYVFDSVAHLRRAIDGHVGDSILHSFEQRDLVGLAIYDSGARCFYNTKHPLRQPKDLHGLKLRVANSDIFLKLMRMLGANPTPMSLGETFSAMETHMIDGAENNMRSFQSSRHFEAAHYWSQSDHSYAPDVLVMSRRSFEALAPDERALVLETARQSVTVMRRLWDASEAQARQQVIDYGVAINEVDMPAFRKAAAPLLAEYRQQPEIEALYRRIRDFA
- a CDS encoding TRAP transporter small permease translates to MNDHDPALPVPPLQRLLDRIANLAIGLAAAALLGLVVVQGWQVFTRYVLNDSPSWTEPVTLLLLSTAMSLGAAAGVHTRRHFGFFLLAETLHANLRRFIDLLRPLLVAAIGAVIAWWGAVLLLDGLDIKMAGAQMPQSINYLPLSIGGALMSVFALYQAWRVLRPGTTVGRN
- a CDS encoding diguanylate cyclase, with the protein product MHERYQEPHDTPPGEAYAAQLRKGFAALRFDPPLERAYRHYTATTLGFAQRVAASLGVLIALLLLGWDAVHFGWRGGGGLLGYAIAVRAATLLALLWVAAAIHRADTHGPGRAALLLLVGGTGLVLSSIGYPPQELRYAAAVMTLVLVAGFFPLGLALWQSVAVALLLCAISAAAGHLLLDGAARDAYLRLQWLLWTAVPVGAVGGYLREHSRREGFLQRRVRDDEALRDALTGLGDRRRFEEHLAVALAETRRLQRGLALILVELDGYPAFVQRYGAHEADRAVVDVAEVLQCLLRPMDVAMRIEADRFALVLYDATGAHLRQVAPALRDMVELLAIAHADMANERLGVSVGALLASPADTAATLMQRAEALLQRARIGGGNQVVLAEETGW
- a CDS encoding PepSY domain-containing protein, whose product is MKAATLRQFLSAHSWMGLLAGMALFIAFYAGAINVFTHDLEQWPRPSDVHAPALPPEQAAQALADAVLARHPALAESYTLMLPGEGRALPQLYAFGPAAQQAFGGMVQFQPGADGQPVQLPQRSGFVDFLYDLHFTAGLPRTFGTYLFGVVCLLYGLALVSGVVLYAPVLLKDLFALRRGRNVKRLWQDAHNAIGMLSLPFHVIFAWSGAVLTLGVLLLAPFQYLVFDGKLMQVLQPDFELAPHVQPAHVPAPMLPVAELVARARAANPGFVPESLSFHDAGDANAQVELYGHQDQRRLNTLGGVALRAADGQVLRVLSPQTMSPGVAALRGLQTLHFGNYGRWPLQWLYFLLGLGGAFLFYSGNLLWVEARRKRRQHAQPLRTHVMARLTTGVCLGCVAGVSALFVAARLLPPGMERGAYYAVFALGVAWALLRPTARGAYELLLACAALTALVPLAGLRGAAGWVAPWSSGTLLAIDACALVLAWAYWQMARAAYRRGQGGDPHSVWAFPPPR
- a CDS encoding 2-keto-4-pentenoate hydratase, coding for MSLPSGPSQTPPPALADIAARFVQARRQGRALPDFPGVIPDDLETAYRVQDLAIAQWPDRVVGWKVGYIAPERRDHSGDERLLGPIFAAALWNATGGTADIPVFDGGFGAVEAEYVLRLDADVPVDQLHWTAEQAAQVPATLFVGVEVASSPLATINQLGPRVVISDFGNNNGLLLGPQVPDWTALDETALRAETWIEGQCVGTGGATLLPGGLRAAFAFALARSARRGRPLRRGELIATGNATGIHDIAIGQQATIRFDGYGELHCRAVAA